The following are from one region of the Plasmodium gaboni strain SY75 chromosome 12, whole genome shotgun sequence genome:
- a CDS encoding putative zinc finger transcription factor produces MNSIDSKNKRVICYVDENLNNNIYSESEKTFLKNNVDWNKIKLLNTSNIKSGVVGVEKKLVSDTSGNKYLRQMNNVHNKNKKNNVIFYIDEEKKDIETHLYKDDDTIDRGIKEKDDVQNDKENNLEECKNLKSDDKIENVDYNGIVYNMNIQTNNKSSSNSKNGINNNNNNNNNICNNEDMDDIKNNNICSVFQENFCNKYSNLLEDNDLIIKKEDDRNINVNYQMYYQNYYNNKNKKYIYNDDDKKNGKEQHVHNKNTCKDDKYFLTNDDLSYNEDILSSSTNTCDTLDKIKLDNIYGSFIDDVKSSFVLTKNMKKSFTNYIHKQKSKEKNKNKEIHHDNNTDQNEYSDFNDFDISINNNINDNINNQYNNKEKIHKLHYKNIYDHECKLNKNISTNSFINIEEKNSLKSDVILIDDTNSIFPNGYDNSPLSHEKNKQDYSQNKDCYKNIFHIMKEQNKLRNLSLNKNKETFKKFGIQNVGHIFNPNNFVMKEKFMQYPEDKDEENEKETNDGKHTSSDSENYCEQKIESDYPKLDEKNEDYYEQASDKYLDVQKVNDDIQVHVGSNHIKLNQKYKGEIGDDHGINSENERGSYSDSRSYSYRSDSYRRSESDRRSESDRRSEGDRRSEGDRRSEGDRRSESDKRSESDKRSDSDKKSESDKSSNDGDKRSNDGNTSESERSEVSQKSSYVSSEKPKKRPYFYENVSSKIFGFFQAKKKINSNNEEDDDFSQSRRSSESRLRSVSRRSDVSRKSDVSRKSDVSRRSDVSRRSDVSRRSDVSKRSDVSRKSDVSKRSEVSKKSEVSKKSEVSKKSEVSRKSEVSRKSEVSRKSDISRKSDISRSSESRLRSVSRRSDVSRRSEISIKDDVSAKSDVSIKDDVSRRSDVNKKLIDTENEEKEETKLSEVGVTEQNDIHGDITNKEEDNEKIIKVRKTRKKRIVGENNKKVAVKKQKIPKQGTKIIKKVVIKKKGKNKNDPEEEEERTCNICNMTFINNKLMMRHINSVHSDERPFECSICHKSYKRADHLKTHLIGHKISDEKNKYQCPICKTACKSSRELSICKKSHSEGYKKPGYISAFSKLNQKGNSNLLSFINGNNQKGNNQNRGGSKINGKMNPGGKNVSEKQIENDNNNNNDSNNSNNNNKNNNNDSKMKRNSKRDKLHNGVIEDGTINGDNNILQLMDDTNIIETKEGEPNKISRKGSVSIEARTCNICKMVFANKKLMKRHLMCVHSDDRPYKCDICFKAYKRSDHLKNHLSSHDKTSEEKKHICLICEESFTTSKELKQHKIQHYKCPYENCSYTYSTISNMKYHLNKHKCNIVYTCPGCSQTFIIYKDYIEHKKSCFKKKYVCLECNKIYLHLNGYNKHINKIHLKINTVFKCKVKDCNKQFCSDFSLKEHVMNFHKGIKRFFCSKCNMSFGYRSSFRRHNVNMHS; encoded by the coding sequence ATGAACAGCATTGATTCGAAGAATAAACGAGTTATATGCTATGTAgatgaaaatttaaataataatatatatagtgAGAGTGAGAAGAcgtttttaaaaaataatgttgACTGGAACAAAATTAAATTGTTGAATACatcaaatataaaatcTGGTGTTGTTGGAGTAGAAAAAAAACTTGTATCAGATACAAGTGGAAATAAGTATTTACGTCAAATGAATAATgttcataataaaaataaaaaaaataatgttattttttatattgatGAAGAAAAGAAAGATATAGAAACACATTTATATAAGGATGACGATACTATAGATAGAGgtattaaagaaaaagatgATGTGCAGAATGATAAAGAGAATAATTTAGAGGAGTGTAAAAATCTTAAAAGTGATGATAAAATTGAAAATGTAGATTATAATGGCAtagtatataatatgaatattcaaacgaataataaatcatctagtaattcaaaaaatgggattaacaataataataataataataataatatatgtaataatgaagatatggatgacataaaaaataataatatctGTAGTGTTTTTCAAGAGAATTTttgtaataaatattcGAATTTATTAGAAGATAATgatttaattataaaaaaagaagatgatagaaatattaatgtAAATTATCAAATGTATTATCAAAactattataataataaaaataaaaaatatatatataatgatgatgataaaaaaaatggaaaagAACAACATGTAcacaataaaaatacatgtaaagatgataaatattttctcACAAATGATGATTTGTCATATaatgaagatatattatcatcGAGCACAAATACATGTGATACAttagataaaataaaattagataatatatatggtTCTTTTATAGATGATGTTAAAAGTTCATTTGtattaacaaaaaatatgaaaaaaagttttactaattatattcataaacAGAAAagtaaagaaaaaaataaaaataaagaaatacATCATGATAATAATACTGATCAAAATGAATATTCTGATTTTAATGATTTTGatatttctataaataataatataaatgataacataaataatcaatataataataaagaaaaaatacataagttacattataaaaatatatatgatcATGAATGTAAACTAAACAAGAACATATCAActaattcttttataaatattgaaGAGAAGAATTCTTTAAAAAGTGATGTCATATTAATTGATGATACAAATAGTATATTTCCAAATGGATATGATAATTCTCCTTTATCacatgaaaaaaataaacaagACTATTCTCAAAACAAAGattgttataaaaatatttttcatataatgaaagaacaaaataaattaagAAACCTATCgttaaataaaaataaagaaacatttaaaaaatttggGATACAAAATGTAGGGCACATATTTAATCCAAACAATTTCGTaatgaaagaaaaatttaTGCAATACCCAGAAGATaaagatgaagaaaatgaaaaagaaacaaatGATGGAAAACATACTAGCTCTGATTCTGAAAATTATTGTGAACAAAAAATTGAAAGTGATTATCCTAAGTTggatgaaaaaaatgaagacTATTATGAACAAGCAAGTGACAAATATCTAGATGTGCAAAAGgtaaatgatgatatacAGGTTCATGTGGGTAGTAATCATATAAAACTTAATCAAAAGTATAAAGGAGAAATTGGAGATGATCATGGAATTAATAGCGAAAATGAAAGGGGAAGTTACAGTGATAGTAGAAGTTATAGTTATAGAAGTGATAGTTATAGAAGAAGTGAGAGTGACAGAAGGAGTGAAAGTGACAGAAGAAGTGAAGGTGACAGAAGAAGTGAAGGTGACAGAAGAAGTGAAGGTGACAGAAGAAGTGAGAGCGACAAAAGAAGTGAGAGCGACAAAAGAAGTGATAGTGACAAAAAAAGTGAGAGTGACAAATCATCAAATGATGGTGATAAAAGAAGCAACGATGGAAATACATCAGAAAGTGAAAGAAGTGAAGTTAGTCAAAAGAGTTCTTATGTTTCTTCAGAAAAACCTAAAAAAAGAccttatttttatgaaaacGTTTCGAGTAAAATTTTTGGCTTTTTTCAAgcaaagaaaaaaattaatagtaataatgAGGAAGATGATGATTTTAGTCAGAGTAGAAGAAGCAGTGAAAGTAGACTGAGAAGTGTAAGTAGAAGGAGTGATGTGAGTAGAAAAAGTGATGTGAGTAGAAAAAGTGATGTGAGTAGAAGGAGTGATGTGAGTAGAAGGAGTGATGTGAGTAGAAGGAGTGATGTGAGTAAAAGGAGTGATGTGAGTAGAAAAAGTGATGTGAGTAAAAGGAGTGAAGTAAGCAAAAAAAGTGAAGTAAGCAAAAAAAGTGAAGTAAGCAAAAAAAGTGAAGTAAGCAGAAAAAGTGAAGTAAGCAGAAAAAGTGAAGTAAGCAGAAAAAGTGATATAAGCAGAAAAAGTGATATAAGCAGAAGCAGTGAAAGTAGACTGAGAAGTGTAAGTAGAAGGAGTGATGTGAGCAGAAGGAGTGAGATAAGCATAAAGGATGATGTGAGTGCAAAAAGTGATGTAAGCATAAAGGATGATGTGAGCAGAAGAAGTGatgttaataaaaaattaattgaTACTGAgaatgaagaaaaagagGAAACCAAATTAAGTGAAGTCGGTGTAACAGAACAGAATGATATACATGGAGATATTAcaaataaagaagaagataatgaaaaaataattaaagTTCGCAAgacaagaaaaaaaagaatagtaggggaaaataataaaaaggtTGCTGtgaaaaaacaaaaaatacCAAAACAGGGAActaaaataataaaaaaagttgttattaaaaaaaaaggtaagaataaaaatgatccagaagaagaagaagaaagaacatgtaatatttgtaatatgacatttataaataataaattaatgATGAGACATATAAATAGTGTTCATTCTGATGAAAGACCTTTTGAATGTAGTATATGTCATAAATCTTATAAAAGAGCTGATCATTTAAAAACCCATTTAATAGGTCATAAAATAAgtgatgaaaaaaataaatatcaaTGTCCTATATGTAAAACAGCATGTAAATCATCAAGAGAATTAAGTATTTGTAAGAAAAGTCATTCAGAAGGATATAAGAAACCAGGTTATATTAGTGCTTTTTCTAAGTTAAACCAAAAAGGTAATTCGAATCTTCTCTCTTTTATTAATGGTAATAACCAAAAGGgaaataatcaaaatagGGGAGGTTCAAAAATTAATGGTAAAATGAATCCTGGTGGAAAAAATGTAAGTGAAAAGCAAATAGAAAATGataacaacaataataatgatagtaataatagtaataataataataaaaataataataatgattcaaaaatgaaaagaaacAGCAAACGAGATAAACTACATAATGGTGTTATTGAAGATGGCACAATTAAtggtgataataatatactGCAACTCATGGATGACacaaatattatagaaACAAAAGAAGGAGAACCCAATAAAATTTCTAGAAAAGGTAGTGTATCAATAGAAGCAAGAACATGTAATATATGTAAGATGGTTTTTgcaaataaaaaattaatgaaaaGACATTTAATGTGTGTACATTCAGATGATAGACCATATAAATGTGATATATGCTTTAAAGCATATAAAAGATCTgatcatttaaaaaatcatTTAAGTTCACATGACAAAACTAGCGAGGAAAAGAAACATATCTGTTTAATTTGTGAAGAAAGTTTTACTACTTCCAAAGAATTAAAACAACATAAAATCCAACATTATAAATGTCCTTATGAAAATTGTTCTTATACTTATTCTACAATTTCAAATATGaaatatcatttaaataaacataaatgTAATATAGTATATACATGTCCTGGTTGCTCTCaaacttttattatatataaagattatattgaacataaaaaaagctgttttaaaaaaaaatatgtatgcttggaatgtaataaaatatatttacatttgaatggttataataaacatataaataaaatacacttaaaaattaatacaGTTTTTAAATGCAAAGTAAAGGATTGTAATAAACAGTTCTGTTCCGATTTCAGCTTAAAAGAACATGTTATGAATTTTCATAAAGGAATTAAGAGATTCTTCTGTAGTAAATGTAATATGTCTTTTGGATATAGAAGCTCTTTTAGAAGGCATAACGTTAATATGCACTcataa
- a CDS encoding putative cytosolic iron-sulfur protein assembly protein 1, with protein MVLELVVNLENHKRRIWSICWSPDGNYLASVGADKYIMIWVKKNNEKIRKTNNSNKIMKKALNIFGEKTQIKSNIEFDIYDIIETCHEKSLRHIEFSKDGSFFVVASFDSKCSIYKKNNNDKWVYYKMLEGHEKEVKCASIHPSNKYIVTCGRDKSIWVHAKGEVGKTDMNSKNHASYNNESNNDNNENNDDNIKNNDDNIKNNPDNNKNNHDNIKNDDDNNYDNIKNDNSDKNNTSDFILQDNQTLSSLDKNNNLQHSSSLDFHFDAYLTAHTEDIKFVSWCPLSENTFISLSYDNSLKLWTKIMNEWNCIQTLNEHTSVVWCVTFNFDGSQFATCSDDKTIRIWKSDKKLKYNLNKYPFLYEKAIKDVKDSSYSKETSKNMDEEKINDNNTTCENKNVAQSNDTINNNNNNNSNSNSNSNNHIDGGVQFNQTCEGKEPEEGTNQMTEAKSRSKENINNTEINKNNNQEVVKSKVKSENKIFKKTTNFFSKFKEIKSKKENEQKYISSNIKIVNYSEQKDDLSALSKVYIQHNFVPLYFNNGLFKYVYNFSQVEDNTNINNDLKKKEQHNKSNNNIKDNVTKNIDNDIINNIQTDEIINNDLIDKISNHTNIENDNKQKKEYVEDFQETSIHISEDTNSTIKQNINNKDQNINDTNFDDWKVNNVIQGYHKRSVSYIDWNAYEDLIAASSFDNSLKIFKKINEEWELISNIDNAHMSDVNCVVWCPQKYQDYFLLATAGDDCVINIWKYTKG; from the coding sequence atGGTACTTGAATTAGTTGTAAATTTAGAAAATCATAAGAGGAGGATATGGAGTATTTGCTGGAGCCCAGATGGGAATTATTTAGCTTCTGTAGGTGctgataaatatattatgatatgggtaaaaaaaaataatgagAAGATAAGAAAAActaataatagtaataagataatgaaaaaagctttaaatatattcgGTGAAAAGACTCAGATTAAAAGTAATATAGAATTCGATATTTATGATATTATAGAAACATGTCATGAAAAATCTTTAAGACATATTGAATTTTCTAAAGATGGAAgtttttttgttgttgCTTCATTTGATTCTAAATGctcaatatataaaaaaaataataatgataaatgggtctattataaaatgttaGAAGGTCATGAAAAGGAAGTTAAATGCGCCTCGATTCATCcttcaaataaatatattgtaaCATGTGGTAGAGATAAAAGTATATGGGTTCATGCAAAGGGTGAAGTTGGAAAGACAGATATGAACAGTAAGAACCATGCaagttataataatgaaagtaataatgataataatgaaaataatgatgataatattaaaaataatgatgataatattaaaaataaccctgataataataaaaataatcatgataatattaaaaatgatgatgataataattatgataatatcaaaaatgataatagtgataaaaataacacAAGTGATTTTATTCTTCAAGATAATCAAACTCTATCAAGCCTTgacaaaaataataatctaCAACATAGTAGTAGTCTAGATTTCCACTTCGATGCTTATCTTACAGCACACACAGAAGACATAAAATTTGTCTCATGGTGCCCTTTAAGTGAAAACACATTTATATCCTTATCTTATGataattctttaaaattatGGACTAAAATAATGAATGAGTGGAATTGTATACAAACATTAAACGAGCACACTTCAGTTGTATGGTGTGTGACATTTAATTTTGACGGTTCTCAATTTGCTACTTGCTCAGATGATAAAACCATTAGAATTTGGAAGAgtgataaaaaattaaaatataatttgaaTAAGTATCCTTTTCTATATGAAAAAGCGATAAAGGATGTAAAAGACAGTTCATATAGTAAGGAAACAAGCAAAAATATGGAcgaagaaaaaattaatgataataacaCGACATgtgaaaataaaaatgtagCACAAAGTAATGatacaataaataataacaacaacaataatagtaatagtaatagtaatagtaataaCCATATTGATGGTGGTGTTCAGTTCAATCAAACATGTGAAGGTAAAGAACCGGAAGAAGGGACCAATCAAATGACAGAAGCAAAATCAAGAAGcaaagaaaatataaacaatacagagataaataaaaataataaccAAGAGGTTGTAAAATCTAAAGTAAAAAgtgaaaataaaatatttaaaaaaacaacCAACTTTTTTAGTAaatttaaagaaattaaaagtaaaaaagaaaatgaacaaaaatacatttcatcaaatattaaaatagTAAATTATTCAGAACAAAAAGATGATTTAAGTGCATTATCTAAAGTATATATTCAACATAATTTTGTGCccttatattttaataatggtctttttaaatatgtatataatttctcACAAGTTGAAGATAATACAAATATCAATAATgatttaaagaaaaaagaacaacataataaaagtaataataatataaaagataatgttactaaaaatatagataatgatataataaataatatacaaactgatgaaataattaataatgatCTTATAGATAAAATTAGTAACCATACaaatatagaaaatgataataaacaaaaaaaagaatatgtTGAAGATTTTCAAGAAACATCCATACATATCTCAGAAGATACTAATTCAACaattaaacaaaatataaataataaagatcaaaatataaatgatacAAATTTTGATGATTGGAAAGTAAATAATGTTATACAAGGATATCATAAAAGAAGTGTTAGTTATATTGATTGGAATGCATATGAAGATTTAATAGCAGCTTCATCATTTGATAAttcattaaaaatattcaaaaaaattaatgaaGAATGGGAACTCATATCAAATATAGATAATGCACATATGAGTGATGTTAATTGTGTTGTCTGGTGCCCTCAAAAATATCAAGATTACTTTTTATTGGCCACCGCTGGAGATGATTGTGtcataaatatatggaaATACACAAAGGGATGA